A genomic segment from Oryctolagus cuniculus chromosome 16 unlocalized genomic scaffold, mOryCun1.1 SUPER_16_unloc_1, whole genome shotgun sequence encodes:
- the LOC138843181 gene encoding vomeronasal type-2 receptor 116-like — protein MLGHIKAFLKGLGRWLWKNYQYVLAFFFAIQEINKDPQLLPNLTLGFQLYNSVTSGHFTLRSTLHWLTGKHHLIPNYTCQTQGKTVAIIAGTTSAFLAEIGTMLELYKTPQITYGPFDPMLSERDKFPSLYQMATSDSSLACGMLSLLLHFGWIWVAIFVSNDIKGEKFLQDIEAEMVKKGVCLAYSVKLPDAKSRYEESEISFLEGIRIASANVHILYGDVRSLYTMEFLSKYYLTLGKVWIMAAKWEIVVHETDHMLHSFHGGFSFSHHKGVIPGLNHFVKTVDPSHYPEDFFLSQLWLHAFHCLPPGSLCGTIGVCPPNASFEFFPGHIDMLTISDSSYFIYNAVYAVAHALHKMLSEQIEKGSPGDAAQPRILPWQLHPLLRKIQFTNSAGEDVSFHETRHRMSHCDIHNIVNFPAGFRLLIKIGEFSSESAHGQELVLNEDMIEWPVAFKETPQSLCSQRCGPGFRKIPQEGKHVCCYTCVVCPERDISNHTDAEQCIPCADDEYPNMERNHCLPKLVTFLAFEESLGMALACVALCFSVLTAAVLWVFVKHRDTPIVKANNRTLSYILLITLLLCFLCSLLFIGRPNTATCLLQQIAFGLLFTVAVSTVLAKTITVILAFKALKPGRTMRRLLVSGASNSLIPICFLIQLALCGIWLGTYPPFIELDAHSEHGHIILVCNKGSVTAFYCVLGYLGSLALVSFTVAFLARNLPDTFNEAKFLTFSMLVFCSVWVTFLPVYHSTKGKVMVAVEVFSILASSVGLLGCIFFPKCYIILIKSDKNSLKALKNQHSYAGS, from the exons ATGTTGGGACACATCAAGGCTTTCCTGAAGGGCTTGGGAAG gtggctgtggaagaactaccaatatGTGCTGGCCTTCTTctttgccatccaggagatcaataaggacccccagctcctccccaacctGACCCTGGGTTTCCAACTCTACAATTCTGTAACCAGTGGTCACTTCACCCTGAGGAGCACTCTGCACTGGCTGACTGGAAAGCATCATCTCATCCCTAACTACACCTGCCAGACACAAGGCAAGACAGTTGCCATCATTGCTGGAACCACATCAGCATTTTTGGCTGAAATTGGAACGATGTTGGAGCTctacaaaaccccacag atcACATACGGTCCTTTTGATCCCATGCTAAGTGAGAGAGACAAGTTTCCATCGCTCTATCAGATGGCCACTAgtgacagctctctggcctgtggAATGCTCTCCTTGCTACTACATTTTGGCTGGATTTGGGTGGCGATCTTTGTATCTAATGATATTAAAGGAGAGAAGTTCCTACAGGATATTGAAGCTGAGATGGTAAAGAAAGGTGTCTGCTTGGCCTATTCAGTAAAGCTCCCTGACGCTAAGTCAAGGTATGAAGAAAGTGAAATCTCTTTCCTAGAGGGGATCCGAATTGCATCAGCAAATGTGCATATTCTATATGGTGATGTGAGGAGCCTCTATACCATGGAATTTCTAAGCAAATACTATTTAaccctggggaaggtgtggatcatGGCTGCAAAGTGGGAGATTGTTGTGCATGAGACAGACCACATGCTGCACTCTTTtcatggaggcttctcattttcacaccACAAGGGAGTAATTCCTGGCCTCAACCACTTTGTCAAGACAGTggacccttcccactacccagaagatttcttcctcagtcAACTATGGCTTCATGCTTTTCACTGCTTACCTCCTGGGTCACTTTGTGGAACAATTGGAGTCTGCCCACCAAATGCTTCCTTTGAGTTTTTCCCAGGACACATTGACATGCtgaccatatctgactccagctatttcatctacaatgctgtgtatgcagtggcccatgccctccataagaTGCTTTCAGAGCAAATAGAAAAGGGATCTCCAGGAGATGCAGCTCAACCTAGGATTCTTCCATGGCAG cttcatccacttctgaggaaaatccaatttaccaacagtgctggggaggatgtttcCTTCCATGAAACAAGACATCGTATGTCACACTGTGATATCCACAACATTGTAAATTTTCCCGCTGGATTTCGTTTGCTGATTAAAATTGGGGAGTTTTCCTCTGAGAGTGCACACGGCCAAGAGTTGGTCCTCAATGAAGACATGATAGAATGGCCTGTTGCATTTAAGGAG ACTCCTCAGTCTTTGTGTAGCCAGAGGTGTggtccaggattcaggaaaatACCACAGGAAGGAAAACATGTCTGCTGCTATACTTGCGTTGTTTGTCCAGAAAGAGACATTTCCAATCATACAG ATGCAGAGCAGTGTATCCCGTGTGCAGATGATGAGTACCCAAACATGGAAAGaaaccactgcctccccaagctggtgacattcttagcctttgaggaatccctggggatggctctggcctgtgtggctctgtgcttctctgtcctcacagctgcagtcctctgggtctttgtgaagcaccgagacactcccatcgtcaaggccaataataggaccctcagctacatcctgctcatcaccctcctcctgtgcttcctctgttCCTTACTCTTCATTGGCCGTCcaaacacagccacctgcctcctccagcaaATAGCATTTGGTCTTTtgttcacagtggctgtttctactgtgctggccaagaccatcactgtgattTTGGCCTTCAAAGCACTGAAACCTGGAAGAACAATGAGGCGACTGCTGGTATCAGGAGCTTCTAACTCCCTCATTCCCATCTGCTtcctgatccaactggctctctgtggcaTCTGGTTGGGAACCTATCCTCCCTTTATTGAGTtagatgcacactctgagcatggccacatcatcctggtttgcaacaagggctcagtcactgccttctactgtgtcctgggctacctgggctccttggccctggtgagcttcactgtggcttttctagccaggaatctgcctgacacgttcaatgaagccaagttcctgacgttcagcatgctggtgttctgcagtgtctgggtgaccttcctgcctgtctaccacagcaccaaggggaaggtcatggtggctgtggaggtcttctccatcttggcctccagtgtaGGGCTCCTAGGCTGCATCTTTTttcccaagtgctacattatactcataaaatctgataaaaattctttgaaagcttTAAAGAACCAACACAGTTATGCAGGATCCTAA